One stretch of Harmonia axyridis chromosome 1, icHarAxyr1.1, whole genome shotgun sequence DNA includes these proteins:
- the LOC123688987 gene encoding uncharacterized protein LOC123688987, which translates to MASQEMRLLTVSVALILVTFIPEVWSERESSLQSAFVCPNECILLLAQSKKSIRSFISRKYKTKCGACWSDVLTPNFGRAGQIQMRRLVTKRCQKSCVVNLVDMCSGNIGVYKKSLQTCGVCWSSIYHSHEKVELISIKMKKVIIESISKRFPVSDFADSTEEEEHQNSSAASDEIVIDNRDNKRVKKNKGLLIKIHTKEKNTRPSASKYGYMHGEDHVGVPEDDINVKLKDNSIGNDGVISTHEVHSEFQSTPDGFDATHKIKNQSVWWNSDKPTDADHTAHLESAVDTSHLIENHSTDHSSLEVSNHVHNESTAWSNSGEWGLADHIDLHSKDGAIQHEKLDVEHHEEKEDVLHTFNEESPELHVQHHVEHEAVQVAAEQRSNLEENVSQEEASHLEVSQQELSHQEVSQQDVSHQGVSQQEVSHLEESQQEVSHQEESHQEVSQQDVSHQEISQQEVSQQEVSHQQISQQQVSQQEVSQQELSHQEVSQQELSQQEVSHQNVEHNVHHSSNQQTIVSNTTKIQQEFASGGYHQHENEHISTNGVSQQIVEQNAHAIQHEAQMNDEHHVEDDSLAHLARQEVDTSHELSHELSQHGIGVNVEHSSHKIAFDLDEHESKQELAVDNANIYMDQQSAIGYKYNGGAQYISEKTLLDNMACFCKLKSIPQLIEASVVDQQTFDEIARNNLVNSHRWSNPFLVYGGSRRSFLLQPDLGQIDYAHFTTVARINDFDKLMVAELLKYKSVLMNIFGRELFLKLTNTIKSEATIVEQELIRLKALKYCPMPQYNNEYSFLLNTVVTKVSRCVVDDIHEMVGELLNIYSKMSPHQAFSDGDSFISTFQHKISSCRNEKILTRIHGSPVKCGLIGNLVI; encoded by the exons ATGGCATCCCAAGAGATGAGATTGTTAACTGTATCGGTTGCCCTGATATTGGTGACTTTTATACCTGAG GTCTGGTCAGAGAGGGAATCGAGTCTTCAGTCAGCCTTCGTTTGTCCAAATGAGTGCATATTACTGTTGGCCCAATCTAAAAAATCTATTAGAAGTTTCATATcgagaaaatataaaacaaaatgtgGCGCTTGCTGGTCCGACGTACTGACCCCAAATTTTGGAAGAGCAGGGCAGATACAGATGCGAAGATTGGTAACCAAACGATGCCAAAAATCATGCGTCGTAAATCTCGTTGATATGTGTTCCGGTAATATTGGAGTTTACAAGAAATCTCTCCAAACTTGTGGTGTATGCTGGTCTTCTATCTACCATTCTCATGAGAAAGTCGAGTTGATATCAataaagatgaagaaagtgataATAGAATCAATTTCGAAAAGATTTCCTGTTTCTGATTTTGCCGATTCTACAGAAGAGGAAGAACATCAGAATTCCTCTGCAGCGAGCGATGAGATTGTCATTGATAACCGGGACAACAAAagggtaaaaaaaaataaaggctTGTTGATCAAAATTCATACAAAAGAAAAGAACACCCGTCCGTCAGCCTCAAAATACGGTTATATGCACGGCGAAGACCATGTTGGTGTTCCAGAAGATGATATTAACGTCAAACTCAAGGATAATTCAATTGGAAATGATGGTGTCATTTCTACCCATGAAGTGCACTCTGAATTCCAAAGTACGCCTGATGGTTTCGATGCAACgcataaaataaaaaaccagAGTGTATGGTGGAACTCTGACAAACCAACAGATGCTGATCATACAGCGCATTTAGAATCAGCAGTCGATACTTCACATCTCATTGAAAATCACTCTACAGACCATTCATCCTTAGAGGTATCCAATCATGTTCATAATGAATCTACAGCTTGGAGCAATAGTGGCGAATGGGGTTTAGCAGATCACATCGATTTACATTCCAAAGATGGAGCAATTCAACATGAGAAATTGGATGTTGAACATCACGAGGAGAAAGAAGACGTATTACACACTTTTAATGAAGAATCGCCTGAACTACATGTACAGCATCATGTTGAGCATGAAGCTGTTCAGGTAGCAGCAGAACAACGTTCCAATTTAGAGGAAAATGTATCTCAGGAGGAAGCCTCACACCTGGAAGTATCTCAACAGGAATTATCTCATCAGGAAGTATCCCAACAGGATGTTTCTCATCAGGGAGTATCCCAACAGGAAGTCTCTCACCTGGAAGAATCTCAACAGGAAGTCTCTCATCAGGAAGAATCTCATCAGGAAGTATCCCAACAGGATGTATCTCATCAAGAAATATCTCAACAAGAAGTATCTCAACAAGAAGTATCTCACCAGCAAATATCTCAGCAGCAAGTATCCCAACAAGAAGTATCTCAGCAAGAACTATCGCACCAAGAAGTATCTCAGCAAGAATTATCGCAGCAAGAAGTATCTCATCAGAATGTTGAACACAATGTACACCATAGCTCTAATCAACAAACAATAGTTTCGAATACAACTAAAATACAGCAAGAATTTGCAAGTGGTGGATATCATCAGCATGAAAATGAACATATCAGTACAAATGGCGTATCCCAGCAGATCGTAGAGCAAAATGCTCATGCAATTCAACATGAAGCTCAGATGAATGATGAGCATCATGTTGAGGACGACAGTCTGGCACATTTAGCTCGGCAGGAAGTTGATACAAGTCATGAATTATCTCATGAATTATCTCAGCATGGAATAGGCGTAAATGTAGAGCATAGTTCGCATAAAATAGCATTTGATTTAGATGAGCATGAATCGAAACAGGAGCTTGCAGTTGACAATGCAAACATTTATATGGATCAGCAATCAGCTATAGGTTATAAATATAATGGTGGTGCGCAATATATATCAGAAAAAACATTGTTGGACAACATGGCATGTTTCTGCAAACTAAAATCTATACCTCAGCTTATAGAAGCGTCTGTAGTTGATCAACAAACATTTGACGAGATTGCAAGAAATAATTTAGTGAATTCACATCGATGGTCCAATCCTTTCTTAGTATATGGTGGCTCTAGAAGGTCATTTTTATTACAGCCCGATCTGGGACAAATAGACTATGCGCATTTCACGACTGTAGCAAGGATAAACGATTTTGATAAATTAATGGTTGCTGAATTATTGAAGTATAAAAGTGTATTGATGAATATATTCGGTAGAGAACTGTTCCTCAAGTTGACCAACACCATCAAGAGTGAAGCTACAATAGTTGAACAGGAGTTGATAAGATTGAAAGCACTGAAATACTGTCCAATGCCTCAATACAATAATGAGTATAGTTTTTTGCTGAACACAGTAGTAACAAAAGTTTCAAGATGCGTGGTGGACGATATTCATGAAATGGTAGGAGAACTCCTGAACATATACTCTAAAATGTCCCCACACCAAGCTTTCAGCGATGGAGATAGCTTCATTTCAACGTTCCAACATAAGATTTCTTCGTGTAGAAATGAGAAAATTCTAACTAGAATTCACGGTTCGCCAGTCAAGTGTGGACTGATTGGAAATCTAGTTATTTAG
- the LOC123688988 gene encoding uncharacterized protein LOC123688988 — protein MNYTIILFLVLFHVTYITNFVSYNWDNDSNNTHFIDLSDQCINNTEENIFLPLGVGAADGVSILVSQTAIDVLPNCSILFNIARDHPSHLQIIVIEYIDSHYTFKEVIQACLGKNLMGYLSIKEVEPDGEQFYICSKFQPGKYGIPVFVHTGFAKIIQLDISPSEVFHSMKITFTSGRALGRHEYCNLTYEIQCTIGRETICINKALSCDRNINCGVFDENDEDYKICRVSRFAYLWIVVLAGLVTLLLVFIIFVYLLKTYIAEITDNFFIFNEDEDNKLVIRSQLNSHQWQNIKRTIRDPPCFCQETSDTNATVNSD, from the coding sequence ATGAATtatacaattattttatttttagttttatttCATGTCACTTACATAACAAATTTCGTGAGTTATAACTGGGATAACGATTCTAACAATACCCATTTCATTGATCTTTCCGATCAATGTATCAATAACACGGAGGAAAACATTTTTCTACCGCTAGGAGTTGGTGCCGCTGATGGTGTATCAATATTGGTGTCACAGACGGCTATCGACGTCCTTCCCAATTGCAGTATACTTTTCAACATAGCAAGAGATCATCCATCTCACTTGCAGATCATTGTCATAGAATACATAGACAGCCATTATACCTTCAAGGAGGTGATCCAGGCTTGCTTGGGCAAGAACCTAATGGGCTACCTATCAATAAAAGAAGTAGAGCCAGATGGTGAACAGTTCTACATCTGCAGCAAATTCCAACCTGGAAAGTACGGCATACCAGTGTTTGTACACACTGGCTTCGCTAAGATCATCCAGCTTGATATCAGTCCATCTGAAGTATTTCACAGCATGAAGATCACCTTCACATCTGGTAGAGCATTGGGCAGACACGAATACTGCAATTTAACTTATGAAATACAGTGCACTATCGGCAGAGAAACGATATGCATCAACAAGGCTCTATCTTGCGATAGGAACATAAATTGTGGAGTATTTGACGAAAACGATGAAGACTACAAGATATGTAGGGTATCTAGATTCGCATATCTTTGGATCGTTGTACTGGCAGGTCTAGTGACACTTCTGTTGGTGTTCATTATATTCGTGTATCTCCTGAAAACGTACATCGCGGAAATTACtgataatttctttattttcaatgaagacGAAGATAACAAACTTGTGATTAGGAGTCAATTGAATTCTCATCAATGGCAGAACATCAAGAGAACTATAAGAGATCCGCCTTGCTTTTGTCAGGAGACGTCTGATACAAATGCCACTGTTAATAGTGATTAA